From the Bacteroidia bacterium genome, the window CATGTTTAGAAGCCACATAAGCAGATTTTCCTTTTGAAGCTACTAATCCATGCGCAGAGGAAATGTTGATAATTCTACCAAAACGCCGAGCTTTCATACCTTTCCAAGCCGCTTTGGTAGTATAAAAAGCAGAACTTAAATTGACCCCAATGATTAAGTCCCAGCGGTCGTTAGGAAAATCTTCAATTGGGCAAACGTATTGAACTCCCGCACAGTTAATGAGTACATCAATATGACCGAAAGTATCCTCTGTGTCTTTGACTAAAGCTGCAATTTCGTCAGGTTTCATCATATTAGCGCCGTTGAATTTGGTCTGTACGCCATACTTTTGGGCTACTTCCTGCGCAATTTCAGGACCATTTTTTTCAAGCCCGTTGAACATAACGTTGTACCCTTTTGCGGCAAATTCTTGGGCTATTCCTAAGCCTATTCCGCTGGTACTGCCTGTGATTAAAACAACTTTTGACATACTAAATTCAAAGGTAAAAACTTTGTTTTATCTTTCAATAATTTTATGCATAAAAAATAACCAGATTGATAGTATCATTATTCTTGCTTATCCTTAAATAGAGAAAATTGAGAATACGCATAGAACATTTAGTTTTTGTCTAACTGCAAGCTACAGATAATGAAATTATGTAGTAAGTCTGTAAAAATTTTTGTATTTTGAAAAAAGTATTATAGATTTGCTGCGCTATGAAAAAGTGTCTCTTGTATCTTTGCTTCATTGCTTTGCCATTCTTGGCAAAAGAAGCCCTTACACAAGTGGGTCAAGGGTTATTTGTGGGTGGCGCACTTGGCGTTGCAACCCAATCAGGAAAATCTAAAACAAAAAACAACTCCAATAACCAAGTAACCGAAACTGAAACTCCAAAGTTCTCCAGCTTTAGTATCATGCCGCGCGTAGGATACTTTGTAACTGACAACATCGGAGTTGGGCTAATGTTGGGATATCAAAGAAACATGGAGCAGACAATTGAGGAATTAACTAACACACCTTCCTTTGGCGTAACTACTACTCGCACTACAACTACACGAGAAGGTATATTTAATGTTGGTCTGTTTGGTAGATATGCCCAACAGCTAGGAGAAGGGGACTTCTACATTTATGGTGATTTGAGCTTGGGTATCGCCAGTGGTTCAAGCAAAATTGAAGTAAAAGATAAACCTTCTAACAGTTCTACGGTTACAACCAAAGAAGAAGACGGACCTAAAATTTCTGTCACAAGTATAGGCATTGCCCCAGGTATACTATACTTCCCTACTAAAAAAATTGGTTTAGAAGCTTCTTTGGGAAATATATTTGGATTTACAGCAACTAAGTCAGTAGACGAATACACCATAAGCAATGTTACCTACACTAGTGAGGTTAGAACTCGTAATCTCTATATTTTTGACATCAGTAGTTTTAGTTTTAATTTCGGACTTAATTACTATCTGAACCGATAGTTCGGAATAACTTTGGATTTTATTGAGGGCGACCTGCTGCGCAGGTCGCCCTTGTATTTGAGTAATAACCGTAGTAATAAGATGTAAAAAATATTTTTTGTATATTAGCAGTGTGTTAGCCAAAAGGATAGGAATATGCTTTTTAGCAAGCTATTTAGATGCATTTTAGGTTTTTTAACTTTGCTCATTCATGCGTTGTATGCCAATACATTTGATATAGATAACAGCG encodes:
- a CDS encoding 3-hydroxybutyrate dehydrogenase, with the protein product MSKVVLITGSTSGIGLGIAQEFAAKGYNVMFNGLEKNGPEIAQEVAQKYGVQTKFNGANMMKPDEIAALVKDTEDTFGHIDVLINCAGVQYVCPIEDFPNDRWDLIIGVNLSSAFYTTKAAWKGMKARRFGRIINISSAHGLVASKGKSAYVASKHGITGLTKAIALEGAEYNITCNAICPGYVRTPLVEGQIKDQAKLHGISEEEVISKIMLEQHAVKEFVSIESIAAMALFLASEEAKTITGASIPMEGGWTAK